From a region of the Pseudomonas fulva 12-X genome:
- a CDS encoding class I SAM-dependent rRNA methyltransferase — translation MPSLDQALRAALAARKKLLHDLHTQGTDCYRLFHGSQEGAGGLTVDRYGPQLMVQSFHQTLGRDELLALHALVDETLGLQTLLVYNDRSKGNSRIDRSDTVHVADESALVDLVGREWCLNYRVRGRHAGQDPLLFLDLRNARGWVQRHSAGKSVLNLFAYTCGVGLNAAAGGASDVVNLDFAEGNLAVGRENGALNPDLPTMQFVQSDYFPAIRQWAGLPIAARRGQKLPSYPRLEQRQFDLVFLDPPAWAKSAFGTVDLLRDYQSLLKPAILATAEDGTLVCCNNLAKVPMNEWREQVLRCASKLGRPVREHEQLSPAADFPSTDGNPPLKILVLHF, via the coding sequence GTGCCCTCTCTTGACCAGGCGCTGCGCGCCGCCCTCGCTGCCCGCAAAAAGCTGCTCCACGATCTGCACACCCAGGGCACCGATTGCTATCGACTGTTCCACGGCAGCCAGGAAGGCGCCGGCGGCCTGACCGTCGACCGCTACGGCCCGCAACTCATGGTGCAGAGCTTTCACCAGACGCTCGGCCGCGACGAGCTGCTGGCCCTGCATGCGCTCGTCGACGAAACCCTTGGCCTGCAGACGCTGCTGGTCTACAACGACCGCTCCAAAGGCAACTCGCGCATCGACCGCAGCGATACGGTACACGTCGCCGATGAAAGCGCATTGGTCGATCTGGTGGGCCGGGAATGGTGCCTCAACTATCGGGTGCGCGGCCGCCACGCCGGGCAGGACCCGCTGCTGTTTCTCGATCTGCGCAACGCCCGCGGCTGGGTGCAACGCCACAGCGCCGGCAAAAGCGTGCTCAACCTGTTCGCCTACACCTGCGGCGTGGGCCTGAATGCCGCCGCCGGCGGCGCGAGCGACGTGGTAAACCTCGACTTTGCCGAGGGCAACCTGGCGGTGGGCCGCGAGAATGGCGCGCTCAACCCGGATCTGCCAACCATGCAGTTCGTGCAGTCGGATTACTTTCCAGCGATCCGCCAGTGGGCCGGGCTGCCCATCGCTGCGCGCCGTGGCCAGAAGTTGCCGAGCTACCCGCGCCTGGAACAGCGCCAGTTCGACCTGGTGTTTCTCGATCCGCCGGCCTGGGCCAAGAGTGCCTTCGGCACCGTCGATCTGCTGCGCGACTACCAGAGCCTGCTCAAGCCGGCGATCCTCGCCACCGCCGAAGACGGCACCCTGGTGTGCTGCAACAACCTGGCGAAAGTGCCCATGAATGAATGGCGTGAACAAGTGCTGCGCTGCGCCAGCAAACTCGGCCGCCCGGTACGCGAGCACGAGCAGTTATCACCGGCCGCGGACTTCCCTTCGACCGATGGCAATCCGCCACTGAAGATCCTGGTGCTGCATTTCTAG
- a CDS encoding oxygenase MpaB family protein yields MESLRRQIEKQVHSLTGASLGVLDLDQPRFDAGLFGPESMVWRVHADFTSMMVGGISALLLQMLHPLALAGVWDHSTFRQDMIGRLRRTSLFVAGTTYGGRHDAEQLIDKVRRIHLQVVGQAPDGRPYAAYDPDLLTWVHVSEVSQFLAGYLRYVDPQLPVAEQDRYYREVALIAERLGAQNVPKSSQDIDDYLQRMRPQLLCDERTREVVRLLYAAPVPNILAKPFGSLMMQAGVDLLPDWASELLGEHQAAWRRPVIRASVRRTAKLLRWAVVNSAAQRAARRVAT; encoded by the coding sequence ATGGAAAGCCTACGTCGTCAGATCGAAAAACAGGTGCACAGCCTTACCGGCGCGTCCTTGGGCGTGCTCGACCTCGATCAGCCGCGCTTCGATGCCGGCCTGTTCGGCCCCGAATCGATGGTCTGGAGGGTTCATGCCGACTTCACCTCGATGATGGTCGGCGGCATCTCCGCCCTGCTCCTGCAGATGCTCCACCCGCTGGCCCTAGCCGGTGTGTGGGACCACTCCACCTTCCGCCAGGACATGATCGGCCGGCTGCGCCGCACCAGCCTGTTCGTTGCCGGCACTACCTACGGCGGCCGGCACGACGCCGAGCAACTGATCGACAAGGTGCGGCGCATCCACCTGCAGGTGGTTGGCCAGGCGCCGGATGGTCGGCCCTATGCCGCGTACGATCCCGATCTGCTGACCTGGGTGCACGTTTCCGAAGTCAGCCAGTTTCTGGCCGGCTACCTGCGCTATGTGGACCCGCAGCTACCGGTCGCCGAGCAGGATCGCTACTACCGCGAGGTGGCGCTGATCGCCGAGCGCCTGGGCGCCCAGAACGTACCCAAGTCCAGCCAGGACATTGACGATTATCTGCAGCGCATGCGCCCGCAGCTGCTGTGCGATGAGCGCACTCGCGAAGTGGTCCGGCTGCTGTATGCCGCGCCGGTGCCCAACATTCTGGCCAAGCCCTTTGGCAGCCTGATGATGCAGGCCGGCGTCGATCTGCTGCCGGACTGGGCCAGCGAGCTGCTCGGCGAACACCAGGCTGCCTGGCGCCGCCCGGTGATCCGCGCCAGCGTCAGACGCACCGCCAAGCTGCTGCGCTGGGCGGTGGTCAACAGCGCGGCGCAGCGAGCCGCCCGGCGCGTGGCAACCTGA
- the acs gene encoding acetate--CoA ligase: protein MSLPHRYPVSDAARQRTHLDDTAYQRLYRQSVDDPQTFWGEQAKAFLDWFKPWDEVCSGSLSKGDIRWFSGGQLNISHNCIDRHLAKRGDQVALIWEGDDPMDSARITYRELHEQVCRLANVLKSRGVKKGDRVCIYMPMVPQAAYAMLACTRIGAVHSVVFGGFSPDALRDRILDADCRTVITADEAVRGGKLIPLKSNVDKALASCPNVSTVLVVKRTGNKVDWDDKRDLWYAEAVQQAGADCPAEPMDAEDPLFILYTSGSTGKPKGVLHSTAGYLLQAAMTHKYVFDYHDGDIYWCTADVGWVTGHSYIVYGPLANGATSLIFEGVPNYPDTSRFWQVIDKHQVNIFYTAPTALRALMREGEAPVKKASRSSLRLLGSVGEPINPEAWEWYFKVVGEQRCPIVDTWWQTETGAIMITPLPGATDLKPGSATRPFFGVQPVLLDEQGKEIDGPGAGVLAIKASWPSQIRSVYGDHKRMLETYFTAYPGYYFSGDGARRDEDGYWWITGRIDDVINVSGHRIGTAEVESALVLHDAVAEAAVVGYPHDVKGQGIYAFVTTMNGVEPSDELKKELLSLVGKEIGNFAKPELIQWAPGLPKTRSGKIMRRILRKIACNELDSLGDTSTLADPSVVDSLIEQRVNN from the coding sequence ATGTCTCTCCCCCATCGCTATCCCGTCAGCGACGCCGCACGCCAGCGTACCCACCTTGACGATACCGCCTATCAGCGGCTCTATCGCCAGTCGGTCGACGACCCGCAGACCTTTTGGGGCGAGCAGGCCAAGGCCTTTCTCGACTGGTTCAAGCCCTGGGATGAAGTCTGCAGTGGCAGCCTGAGCAAGGGTGACATCCGCTGGTTCTCCGGCGGCCAGCTGAACATCAGCCACAACTGCATCGACCGCCACCTGGCCAAGCGCGGCGATCAGGTGGCGCTGATCTGGGAGGGCGACGATCCGATGGATTCGGCGCGCATCACCTACAGGGAGCTGCACGAGCAGGTCTGCCGCCTGGCCAACGTACTGAAGAGCCGCGGCGTGAAAAAGGGCGACCGGGTGTGCATCTACATGCCGATGGTGCCCCAGGCGGCCTACGCCATGCTGGCCTGCACACGCATCGGTGCCGTGCATTCGGTGGTGTTTGGCGGCTTCTCGCCGGATGCGCTGCGCGACCGCATTCTGGATGCCGACTGCCGCACGGTGATCACCGCCGATGAAGCGGTACGCGGCGGCAAGCTGATCCCGCTCAAGAGTAACGTCGACAAGGCTCTGGCGAGCTGCCCCAACGTCTCCACCGTGCTGGTGGTCAAGCGCACCGGCAACAAGGTCGACTGGGACGACAAGCGCGACCTCTGGTACGCCGAGGCCGTGCAGCAGGCAGGCGCAGACTGTCCCGCCGAGCCGATGGATGCCGAAGATCCGCTGTTCATCCTCTACACCTCGGGCAGCACCGGCAAACCCAAGGGCGTGCTGCACAGCACCGCCGGCTACCTGCTGCAGGCGGCGATGACCCACAAGTACGTGTTCGACTACCACGACGGCGACATCTACTGGTGCACCGCCGATGTCGGCTGGGTCACCGGGCACAGCTACATCGTCTACGGCCCACTGGCCAACGGTGCCACCAGCCTGATCTTCGAGGGCGTGCCCAACTACCCGGACACCTCGCGTTTCTGGCAGGTCATCGACAAGCACCAGGTGAACATCTTCTACACCGCGCCAACCGCCCTGCGTGCGCTGATGCGTGAAGGCGAGGCGCCGGTGAAGAAAGCCTCGCGCAGCAGCCTGCGCCTGCTCGGCAGCGTCGGCGAGCCGATCAACCCGGAAGCCTGGGAGTGGTACTTCAAGGTGGTCGGCGAGCAACGCTGTCCCATCGTCGACACCTGGTGGCAGACCGAAACCGGCGCCATCATGATCACCCCGCTGCCCGGCGCCACCGACCTCAAACCGGGCTCGGCGACGCGGCCGTTCTTCGGCGTGCAGCCGGTACTGCTCGACGAACAGGGCAAGGAAATCGATGGGCCTGGCGCCGGCGTGCTGGCGATCAAGGCCAGTTGGCCCAGCCAGATCCGCAGCGTGTATGGCGATCACAAGCGCATGCTGGAAACCTACTTCACCGCTTACCCCGGTTACTACTTCAGCGGTGACGGCGCGCGCCGCGACGAGGATGGCTACTGGTGGATCACCGGACGCATCGATGACGTGATCAACGTCTCCGGCCACCGCATCGGTACCGCCGAGGTGGAAAGCGCCCTGGTGCTGCACGACGCCGTGGCCGAGGCCGCGGTGGTCGGTTACCCCCACGACGTCAAGGGCCAAGGCATCTACGCCTTCGTCACCACCATGAACGGCGTGGAGCCGAGCGACGAGCTGAAGAAGGAGCTGCTCAGCCTGGTCGGCAAGGAGATCGGCAACTTCGCCAAACCGGAGCTGATCCAGTGGGCGCCGGGCCTGCCGAAGACCCGCTCGGGCAAGATCATGCGGCGCATCCTGCGCAAGATCGCCTGCAACGAGCTGGACAGCCTGGGTGATACCTCGACCCTGGCCGACCCGAGCGTGGTCGACAGCCTGATCGAGCAGCGCGTCAACAACTGA
- the pgi gene encoding glucose-6-phosphate isomerase, with product MAYHRQPLDVLALPTWQALQQHRQAMQRFSMRDAFAANPRRFEQFSLSSCGLFLDYSKNLASDETMALLMALAREVGLEQSIRAMFDGEKLNSSEGRPALHTALRRPLGDKVLVDGVDVMPQVQRVLQQMTELVGRIHSGLWRGFTEKPITDVVNIGIGGSFLGPQLVSEALLPFAQRGVRCHYLANIDGSEFHELSAKLQAETTLFIVSSKSFGTLETLKNAQAARGWYLAQGGSEAELYRHFIAVSSNREAAVSFGIREENIFPMWDWVGGRYSLWSAIGLPIALSIGMSNFKELLAGAYSMDMHFKTAPFEQNMPVLLALLGIWYGNFWDAQSQAILPYDHYLRNITKHLQQLDMESNGKSVRQDGSPVSGATGPVIWGGVGCNGQHAYHQLLHQGTQLIPADFIVPVVSFNPVSDHHQWLYANCLSQSQALMLGKSREEAEAELRAKGMNEDDVQRLAPHKVIPGNRPSNTLVLERISPRRLGALVALYEHKVFAQSAIWGINAFDQWGVELGKELGKGVYSRMVGSEQSAAEDGSTQGLINYFRGRHRG from the coding sequence ATGGCGTATCACCGTCAGCCGCTCGATGTTCTTGCCCTTCCCACCTGGCAGGCTCTGCAACAGCACCGCCAGGCCATGCAGCGCTTCAGCATGCGCGATGCCTTCGCCGCCAACCCACGACGTTTCGAGCAGTTCTCCCTGAGCAGTTGCGGGCTGTTTCTCGACTATTCGAAGAACCTGGCCAGCGACGAAACCATGGCCCTGCTGATGGCCCTGGCCCGTGAAGTGGGCCTGGAGCAGTCGATCCGCGCGATGTTCGACGGCGAGAAACTCAATTCATCCGAAGGCCGCCCGGCGCTGCACACCGCCCTGCGCCGGCCGCTGGGCGACAAGGTACTGGTCGACGGCGTGGATGTGATGCCCCAGGTGCAGCGCGTACTGCAGCAGATGACCGAACTGGTCGGGCGCATCCACAGCGGCCTGTGGCGCGGCTTCACCGAAAAACCGATCACCGACGTGGTGAACATCGGCATCGGCGGCTCCTTCCTCGGCCCGCAGCTGGTGTCCGAGGCGCTGCTGCCGTTCGCCCAGCGCGGCGTGCGCTGCCACTACCTGGCCAATATCGACGGCAGCGAATTCCATGAGCTGTCGGCCAAGCTGCAGGCGGAAACCACCCTGTTCATCGTTTCGTCGAAATCCTTCGGCACCCTGGAGACGCTGAAGAACGCCCAGGCGGCGCGGGGCTGGTACCTGGCCCAGGGCGGCTCGGAAGCCGAGCTGTACCGCCACTTCATCGCCGTATCGAGCAACCGCGAGGCGGCGGTGAGCTTCGGCATCCGCGAAGAGAACATCTTCCCGATGTGGGACTGGGTGGGCGGTCGTTACTCACTGTGGTCGGCCATCGGCCTGCCGATTGCCCTGTCCATCGGTATGTCCAACTTCAAGGAGCTGCTGGCCGGCGCCTACAGCATGGACATGCACTTCAAGACCGCGCCCTTCGAGCAGAACATGCCGGTGCTGCTGGCCCTGCTGGGCATCTGGTACGGCAATTTCTGGGATGCCCAGAGCCAGGCGATCCTGCCGTACGACCACTACCTGCGCAACATCACCAAGCACCTGCAACAGCTGGACATGGAGTCCAACGGAAAGAGCGTGCGCCAGGATGGCAGCCCGGTTAGCGGCGCCACCGGCCCGGTGATCTGGGGCGGCGTGGGCTGCAACGGCCAGCACGCCTACCACCAGTTGCTGCACCAGGGCACCCAACTGATTCCGGCGGACTTCATCGTGCCGGTGGTGAGCTTCAACCCGGTTTCCGATCACCATCAGTGGCTGTACGCCAACTGCCTGTCGCAGAGCCAGGCGCTGATGCTCGGCAAATCCCGCGAGGAAGCCGAGGCCGAACTGCGCGCCAAAGGCATGAACGAAGACGACGTGCAGCGCCTGGCGCCGCACAAGGTGATTCCCGGTAACCGGCCGAGCAACACCCTGGTTCTGGAGCGCATCAGCCCGCGTCGCCTCGGCGCGCTGGTGGCGCTGTACGAGCACAAGGTGTTCGCCCAGAGCGCCATATGGGGCATCAACGCCTTCGACCAGTGGGGCGTGGAGCTCGGCAAGGAGCTGGGCAAGGGAGTCTATTCGCGCATGGTCGGCAGCGAGCAGAGCGCGGCCGAAGACGGCTCCACCCAGGGGCTGATCAACTACTTCCGCGGCCGCCATCGCGGTTGA
- the panC gene encoding pantoate--beta-alanine ligase codes for MNTVKTVRELRAAVAEARKQGKQIALVPTMGNLHAGHAALVEKAAQCADFVVASIFVNPMQFGPTEDLDKYPRTLQADQQRLTEAGCHLLFHPDVEEMYPGGMGEQTRVSVPGVSEGLCGASRPGHFEGVATVVTKLFNMVQPDIAVFGQKDFQQLAVIRTMVRDLNMPIQIIGEPTVRAESGLALSSRNGYLSDEQRETASVLYRSLQQIAQAIQSGERDLAKLLVAAQQEHAAAGLRADYLEVREAQSLRAVKPGDRELVVLVAAYLGNTRLIDNLSFSLDQGY; via the coding sequence ATGAACACCGTCAAGACCGTGCGCGAGCTGCGCGCTGCCGTCGCCGAGGCTCGCAAGCAAGGCAAACAGATCGCCCTGGTGCCGACCATGGGCAACCTGCACGCCGGCCACGCCGCGCTGGTGGAAAAAGCCGCGCAGTGCGCCGACTTCGTGGTCGCCAGCATCTTCGTCAACCCGATGCAGTTCGGCCCGACCGAAGATCTCGACAAGTACCCGCGCACCCTGCAGGCCGACCAGCAGCGCCTGACCGAAGCGGGCTGCCATCTGCTGTTCCATCCGGATGTCGAGGAAATGTACCCGGGCGGCATGGGCGAGCAGACGCGCGTCAGCGTACCCGGCGTCTCCGAAGGCCTGTGTGGCGCCAGCCGTCCTGGGCATTTCGAAGGCGTGGCTACCGTGGTCACCAAGCTGTTCAACATGGTGCAGCCGGATATCGCCGTGTTCGGCCAGAAGGACTTCCAGCAGCTGGCGGTGATCCGCACCATGGTGCGCGACCTGAACATGCCGATCCAGATCATCGGCGAGCCGACGGTGCGTGCCGAAAGCGGCCTGGCACTGTCCTCGCGCAACGGCTACCTGAGCGACGAGCAGCGCGAGACCGCCAGCGTGCTTTATCGCTCGCTGCAGCAAATCGCCCAGGCCATCCAGAGCGGTGAGCGCGACCTGGCCAAGCTGCTCGTTGCAGCGCAGCAGGAGCACGCCGCCGCCGGTTTGCGCGCCGACTATCTGGAAGTGCGCGAAGCCCAGAGCCTGCGTGCGGTCAAACCCGGCGACCGCGAGCTGGTGGTGCTGGTGGCAGCCTACCTGGGTAACACCCGGCTGATCGACAACCTGAGTTTCAGCCTGGATCAGGGCTACTGA
- the panB gene encoding 3-methyl-2-oxobutanoate hydroxymethyltransferase: protein MPDVTLTTLRALKQKGEKITMLTCYDATFADACCKAGVEVLLIGDSLGMVLQGHDSTLPVSMADTVYHTASVKRGNAGALIVADLPFMANATVEQTLHNAGLLMQAGAHVIKVEGAAWLAESITKLAERGVPVCAHMGLTPQAVNILGGYKVQGREHNQARQMVADAIALEQAGAAMLLLECVPSDLAGEISRAVKVPVIGIGAGPDTDGQVLVLHDMLGLSLSGRVAKFVKNFMHGQPSIQGALAAYVKEVKAVSFPAAEHGFSA, encoded by the coding sequence ATGCCTGATGTAACCCTGACCACCCTGCGCGCGCTCAAGCAGAAGGGTGAGAAAATCACCATGCTGACCTGTTACGACGCCACCTTCGCCGACGCCTGCTGCAAGGCCGGCGTCGAAGTGCTGCTGATCGGCGACTCGCTGGGCATGGTGTTGCAGGGGCATGACAGCACCCTGCCGGTGAGCATGGCCGATACCGTCTACCACACCGCCAGCGTCAAGCGTGGCAATGCCGGCGCGCTGATCGTCGCCGACCTGCCGTTCATGGCCAACGCCACTGTCGAGCAGACGCTGCACAACGCCGGGCTGCTGATGCAGGCCGGTGCCCATGTGATCAAGGTCGAAGGCGCCGCCTGGCTGGCCGAATCCATCACCAAACTGGCCGAACGTGGCGTGCCGGTGTGCGCGCACATGGGTCTGACGCCCCAGGCGGTGAACATCCTCGGCGGTTATAAGGTGCAGGGCCGCGAGCACAATCAGGCGCGCCAAATGGTCGCCGACGCCATCGCCCTGGAGCAGGCCGGCGCGGCCATGCTGCTGCTCGAATGTGTGCCGAGCGATCTCGCTGGCGAAATCAGCCGCGCAGTGAAAGTGCCGGTGATCGGCATCGGCGCAGGCCCGGATACCGACGGCCAGGTGCTGGTGCTGCACGACATGCTCGGCCTGTCGCTGAGCGGCCGCGTGGCCAAATTCGTGAAGAACTTCATGCACGGTCAGCCGAGCATCCAGGGTGCCCTCGCCGCCTACGTGAAAGAAGTGAAGGCAGTCAGCTTCCCCGCCGCCGAGCACGGATTCTCCGCATGA
- the folK gene encoding 2-amino-4-hydroxy-6-hydroxymethyldihydropteridine diphosphokinase gives MERVYIGLGSNLADPAEQLRQALAALEQLPHTRLAATSSFYVSDSLLPGQPRYTNAVAALDTGLEPLQLLDALQAIELDQGRERHERWGPRTLDLDILLFGQRLIDEPRLRVPHYHMHARPFVLYPLAEIATDDLQLPDGRPLGELLAACPFEGLERLQP, from the coding sequence ATGGAACGCGTCTATATCGGCCTGGGCAGCAACCTGGCCGACCCCGCCGAACAACTGCGCCAGGCACTGGCGGCACTTGAGCAATTGCCGCACACGCGCCTGGCCGCAACGTCCTCTTTCTATGTCAGCGACTCGCTGCTGCCCGGTCAGCCCCGCTACACCAATGCCGTCGCCGCGCTGGATACCGGGCTGGAGCCACTGCAGCTGCTCGACGCCCTGCAGGCCATCGAGCTGGATCAGGGCCGCGAACGCCATGAGCGCTGGGGGCCGCGCACCCTGGATCTGGACATCCTGCTGTTCGGCCAGCGGCTGATCGACGAGCCGCGCCTGCGCGTGCCGCACTATCACATGCACGCCCGTCCCTTCGTGCTCTACCCGCTGGCGGAGATCGCCACAGACGATCTGCAACTACCCGACGGTCGCCCCCTCGGCGAGCTGCTGGCGGCCTGCCCGTTCGAGGGCCTGGAGCGCTTGCAGCCCTGA
- a CDS encoding polynucleotide adenylyltransferase PcnB — protein MLKKLFKSFRSPLRRAHQPHSTPHVLNNNQHPIQRGQISRHAISVVERLQNAGYEAYLVGGCVRDLLLGIEPKDFDVATSATPEQVRAEFRNARVIGRRFKLVHVHFGREIIETATFRANHPEGDEQENSNQSSRNESGRILRDNVYGTLEDDAQRRDFTINALYYDPVSERILDYANGMHDIRNNLVRLIGNPTQRYQEDPVRMLRAVRFAAKLDFDIEKHSADPIHDLAQLLAGIPAARLFDEVLKLFLSGYAIYTYDLLVDYGLFGQLFPASAAALRQNPEYTDTLIRNALDNTDLRIHQGKPVTPAFLFAALLWPALPARVIRLQERGMPAIPAMQEAAHELIAEQCQRIAVPKRFTMPIREIWDMQERLPRRSGKRADLLLENPRFRAGYDFLLLRESAGEETGGLGDWWTEYQDASDSDRRVMIRNLSSKDEPGSAPRKRRRSGGGKRKRAPQSGGAGE, from the coding sequence ATGCTGAAAAAGCTGTTCAAGTCCTTCCGCTCGCCGCTGCGCCGTGCGCACCAGCCTCACAGCACGCCGCACGTGCTGAACAACAACCAGCACCCGATCCAGCGCGGGCAGATCAGCCGCCACGCCATCAGCGTGGTCGAGCGTCTGCAGAACGCCGGCTACGAGGCCTATCTGGTTGGCGGTTGCGTGCGCGACCTGCTGCTGGGCATCGAGCCCAAGGATTTCGACGTCGCCACCAGCGCCACACCGGAGCAGGTGCGAGCCGAATTTCGCAATGCGCGGGTGATCGGCCGTCGTTTCAAGCTCGTGCATGTGCACTTCGGCCGCGAAATCATCGAAACCGCGACCTTCCGTGCCAACCACCCGGAAGGCGACGAGCAAGAGAACAGCAACCAGTCCTCGCGCAACGAGAGCGGCCGCATTCTGCGCGACAACGTGTACGGCACCCTGGAAGACGACGCCCAGCGCCGTGACTTCACCATCAACGCGCTGTACTACGATCCGGTTTCCGAGCGGATTCTCGACTACGCCAACGGCATGCACGACATCCGCAACAATCTGGTACGGCTGATCGGCAACCCCACCCAGCGTTACCAGGAAGACCCGGTGCGCATGCTGCGTGCCGTGCGTTTCGCCGCCAAGCTGGATTTCGACATCGAGAAACACAGCGCCGACCCGATCCACGACCTGGCGCAACTGCTGGCCGGCATCCCGGCGGCGCGCCTGTTCGACGAAGTGCTCAAGCTGTTTCTCAGTGGTTACGCCATCTACACCTACGACCTGCTGGTCGATTACGGCCTGTTCGGCCAGCTGTTCCCGGCCAGCGCCGCGGCGCTGCGGCAGAACCCGGAATACACCGACACCCTGATCCGCAATGCGCTGGACAACACCGACCTGCGCATCCATCAGGGCAAACCGGTCACCCCGGCCTTCCTGTTCGCCGCTCTGCTCTGGCCCGCTCTGCCGGCCCGGGTGATTCGCCTGCAGGAGCGCGGCATGCCGGCCATTCCTGCCATGCAGGAAGCCGCCCACGAGCTGATCGCCGAGCAGTGCCAGCGCATCGCCGTTCCCAAGCGTTTCACCATGCCGATCCGCGAGATCTGGGACATGCAGGAGCGCCTGCCACGGCGCAGCGGCAAGCGCGCCGACCTGCTGCTGGAAAACCCGCGCTTTCGAGCCGGTTACGACTTCCTGCTGCTGCGCGAGAGCGCCGGCGAGGAAACCGGCGGCCTAGGCGACTGGTGGACCGAGTATCAGGACGCCAGCGACAGTGATCGCCGTGTGATGATCCGCAACCTGTCGAGCAAGGACGAGCCCGGCAGCGCGCCGCGCAAGCGGCGCCGCAGCGGTGGCGGCAAGCGCAAGCGCGCGCCTCAGAGCGGCGGCGCCGGCGAGTAA
- a CDS encoding sigma-54-dependent transcriptional regulator produces the protein MPHILIVEDETIIRSALRRLLERNQYQVSEAGSVQEAQERFDIPGFDLVVSDLRLPGAPGTELIKLAQGAPVLIMTSYASLRSAVDSMKMGAVDYIAKPFDHDEMLQAVARILRDREARNQAAGTQAVPRGAEKADKAATGEIGIIGSSPAMLELYSKIRKVAPTDSNVLVQGESGTGKELVARALHNLSKRAKAPLISVNCAAIPETLIESELFGHEKGAFTGASASRAGLVEAADGGTLFLDEIGELPLEAQARLLRVLQEGEIRRVGSVQSQKVDVRLIAATHRDLKTLSKTGQFREDLYYRLHVIALKLPPLRERGADVLEIARAFLARQSARMGRSDLHFGPDAEQAIHHYSWPGNVRELENAIERSVILCDGSTINADLLGIDIELEDLDEDVFMGLATQSAAVNATTQDPSEDLSLEDYFQHFVLEHQDHMTETELARKLGISRKCLWERRQRLGIPRRKSGAASE, from the coding sequence ATGCCTCATATCTTGATCGTCGAAGACGAAACCATCATCCGCTCCGCCCTGCGTCGCCTGCTGGAACGCAATCAGTACCAGGTCAGTGAAGCCGGCTCGGTGCAGGAAGCACAGGAACGTTTCGACATTCCCGGCTTCGATCTGGTGGTCAGCGACCTGCGCCTGCCAGGCGCACCGGGCACCGAGCTGATTAAGCTGGCCCAGGGCGCACCGGTGCTGATCATGACCAGCTATGCAAGCCTGCGCTCGGCGGTCGACTCGATGAAAATGGGCGCCGTCGACTACATCGCCAAGCCCTTCGACCACGATGAGATGCTTCAGGCCGTGGCGCGTATTCTGCGTGACCGCGAAGCCCGCAATCAGGCCGCCGGTACGCAGGCTGTCCCGCGTGGCGCCGAGAAAGCCGACAAGGCCGCCACCGGCGAGATCGGCATCATCGGCTCCAGCCCGGCCATGCTGGAGCTGTACAGCAAGATCCGCAAAGTGGCGCCCACCGACTCCAATGTGCTGGTGCAGGGCGAGTCCGGCACCGGCAAGGAGCTGGTCGCCCGCGCCCTGCACAACCTCTCCAAGCGCGCCAAGGCGCCGCTGATCTCGGTGAACTGCGCAGCGATTCCGGAAACCCTGATCGAGTCCGAACTGTTCGGCCACGAGAAAGGCGCCTTCACCGGTGCCAGCGCCAGCCGCGCCGGCCTGGTGGAAGCGGCCGACGGCGGCACCCTGTTTCTCGACGAGATCGGCGAACTGCCCCTGGAAGCCCAGGCGCGCCTGCTGCGCGTGCTGCAGGAGGGCGAGATTCGCCGGGTCGGTTCGGTGCAGTCGCAAAAGGTCGATGTGCGCCTGATCGCCGCGACCCACCGCGACCTGAAAACCCTGTCGAAAACCGGCCAGTTCCGGGAAGACCTTTATTACCGCCTGCACGTCATCGCCCTGAAGCTGCCGCCGTTGCGCGAGCGCGGTGCCGACGTACTGGAAATCGCCCGCGCCTTCCTGGCCCGCCAGTCGGCGCGCATGGGCCGCAGCGACCTGCACTTCGGCCCGGATGCCGAGCAGGCCATCCACCATTACAGCTGGCCGGGCAACGTGCGTGAGCTGGAGAACGCCATCGAGCGTTCGGTGATTCTCTGCGACGGCAGCACCATCAACGCCGACCTGCTGGGCATCGACATCGAGCTGGAGGATCTGGACGAAGACGTGTTCATGGGCCTGGCCACCCAGAGCGCCGCGGTCAATGCGACCACTCAGGACCCCAGCGAAGACCTGTCACTGGAAGACTACTTCCAGCACTTCGTCCTCGAGCATCAGGATCACATGACCGAGACCGAGCTGGCCCGCAAGCTGGGCATCAGCCGCAAGTGTCTGTGGGAGCGCCGTCAGCGCCTGGGCATCCCACGTCGCAAGTCGGGCGCGGCCAGCGAGTAG